In Candidatus Margulisiibacteriota bacterium, the genomic stretch AGCTCGGCGCTTAAAAAATGATTTTTAATTCGCGCGGCCGTCTGCTCAAACCAGTAACGGGAAATGCCGGTCAAGACCTGTCCTTTATAAGGAATGCCTTCGGCAAAAATATGATCGAAAGCGGAGAGCCGGTCGGTGGCCGCCAGCAGTAATTTATCACCCAGGTCATACAGCGCGCGGACTTTGCCCTGTTTAATAGGTTGAACTTTGAGATCGAACTGCGTTAGTGGCCGCATGCACAGGCATCTTACACCAGATCAGCCGAAACGCAAACTGGGAAAATCTGTGCTATAATGTAATAGAATTTTTAAGGAGGCTTTATGCGGGAGAGAGAATACGGCGGCGGGATTTTTTTAGAGGGCCTTTTGCTTGGCGCGGTGCTGGGCGGCGTGCTGGGTGTTCTGTTTGCCCCGCAGTCCGGCGAGAAAACCCGCCAGTGGCTCAAAGAAGTTAAGGCGGATAATCAGGATATTATCGACGATGGCGTGAAAAACGTGGAAAATCTAGTCACGTCGGCCAAACAAATCATCGACGATAAGATCCGCAAGATCGAGGAAAAATTAAATAAAAAAGACGACAAAAAAAATAAGTAGGAGTTTTTATGAGCGTGGCGGCAGTTTTAGCCCTGACAGCGCAGGTTTTGCTGAGCATTTTATTATTTGTCGCGGTCTTAATTGCCTGGCAGCTGTTCCGCATTTTGCATGACGCGGCGCAAATCTCGCGGCGCTTGGAGCTGCTGACCGATCTTTCCGGCTGGCTCAGGTTTTTCAGAAAAGTCAGCCAAAAATAAAATTCTTTATTCTTTTACCAGATAAATAAAAAACTCTTTGTTGCCGTTCATACCAGTGATGGCTGAGACTGTTTCGCCGAGGATTTTAAAACCGGCGGCCGCGGCATAGCCGCGGACTTTTTCCTGAACTTTGCTGTGCACCGCGGGGTCTTTGACTATGCCACCTTTGCCGACTTCGCCGCGCGCCGCTTCGAATTGCGGCTTGACCAGCGCGACAGTCCGCGCGCCGTTTTCCAGGACGGCAAAAAGCGGCGGCAAAATTTTCTCCAGCGAGATAAAGGATACGTCGACTGACGCGAGCCGCAGATCTAACCGCGGCGGCTGGGCTAATTCCCGCAGGCGTTCTCCGGTCATGTAACGAAAATTTATTTTCTCCAGGACGATCACCCGCGGATCGCTGCGGATTTTCCAGTCCAGCTGATTGTAGCCCACATCCAGCGCGATAACTGCCGCCGCGCCGCGCTGCAGCAGACAATCCGTGAAA encodes the following:
- a CDS encoding TlyA family RNA methyltransferase, which translates into the protein MAEKIRLDLLVAQKLAVSREKAQALIIAGAALTDEQKIQKPGTLVKASAVIRLLGAPSPYVSRGGLKLAGALDTFGVSARGLRCLDVGASTGGFTDCLLQRGAAAVIALDVGYNQLDWKIRSDPRVIVLEKINFRYMTGERLRELAQPPRLDLRLASVDVSFISLEKILPPLFAVLENGARTVALVKPQFEAARGEVGKGGIVKDPAVHSKVQEKVRGYAAAAGFKILGETVSAITGMNGNKEFFIYLVKE
- a CDS encoding YtxH domain-containing protein, producing MREREYGGGIFLEGLLLGAVLGGVLGVLFAPQSGEKTRQWLKEVKADNQDIIDDGVKNVENLVTSAKQIIDDKIRKIEEKLNKKDDKKNK